The following coding sequences lie in one Mercenaria mercenaria strain notata chromosome 5, MADL_Memer_1, whole genome shotgun sequence genomic window:
- the LOC123557977 gene encoding uncharacterized protein PF3D7_1120600-like: MEQSEKIRLDIIDKIRCRQMDNDFSSSDSEQETGSGNSFGTPRSGASDIGTPRSLTSEESSAVTSPRANLLWDHGFDVAEGERISPEGRDAEWKRFRNKTDDDKIIADKRLKIQEIAHQLQEINEREAKKAGDKHKTGQGLPDLIPLASVSSSVGSSQETLYAIDDLDIPPPLPDSDPPNINFADFPPPLPATSPPQLILKENVLNEMGESVELREYESQKHEDSAIERDDVDSDDTSELCNENPYGVGMASDESSSGAGDLSDRESDERETNFDGFYNVQTHTVFKMSGDGNRPLLPMEMTDDMEAEFDFILQSLDAGSESQETYIERFAGRRDRYGFILSPVVEAPSPTPSNMSGYSGYSGISCSSPDPFSVFRMSPGPIRGSKQEIDLSSLCVKSNEWDLGNEQTVPIYQTVQAKRALVVPEGYGWESGDDLLSPTGSVEWDCSDNGLSTPPVSTTYVNLTQFGTHITGWKQPDVAIYEEPENYDSDSTIEDENTSDTDTTIDEDSPRDNFGDASNVVVKECSSPEKNLYNLNDDYVDKNNTDPENNDESNEFMHNTDESVQTLELSVLEEEINKVENELKLLKMHTGRNYNMIENEEQELGEIKPDVTDLMNENDVNADTVSLESSLDDSFRGFSAELADINQSEENKVASQKSLTDEGMVSVNSSLNKRCRNPIPVPQKHTQSTSDDESDTTENYEDAEDEYSDSDSENDKEDNKESDFELFKARPVESNENSKIDDSSTDDKDGVLVTELLTPRSAILKSGGMFPEDTESSSLTSDEDAQDANMSSYGSGIKVSQYTSGDSDDNGVRMPKTDNMTEEYQKSTTPQDNVANKEEQFSQITIQSPLDLSILDSRIEASNRVDLRKSPRIFGRYYAEMDDELLEEVRSKCDSIETPRSEPELPESLTENARKSSASYGQGTTTDLDEFENSFQHVEISNSSDVKCEKEQSGQQTGIYGKLKQTLSHDKSINGEENVQNFRKEAENVTTNAISNMPSNFVETHEIYRSHTPDLKPEEHFEDGLKKSKLSLQTSHRSDTLKIKISHLTRRDSVGSKIKHGYVHELSELFDKSVMEHKSDVVINKVKCKRRDRTERPQTPKVFTPNENIVIYENNAAPQSTDENDQLKGESLGFEVTPLQRVESFEHLPEVENEDRMSEDELSDIENLYLSVNEDSFEDSDTGSDAELKMYENQLRKREDNIEVYNNDSKGEATILEDDESDECSGTTEFVPKLETSAEIYTLEHGEQGNLAKSGKSDLRIAHKALDNGSKTVKKENPDEQKEIEENIDGDTDSNQSEDEEFHDRYFLPGHVYHISDPGNNNSYPKSDTRTNEDTDINSTKNEFVRPPDEIIIEDAVIEVSSDRRMLDEHENEASSERNYEKCQIRNKGDLRANSSVSRAIIEHTDDRHEGDRENKREDSVSEKLKHEHSKVSSSQHSHIDMSGILWNIPWKSLKGRKPGEVTDKSQRSNEAPRNPSGYMYDIISRINTEPKSKTQSRTHLSNRPVIEQNEKEISSDNSELKVQIIEKNEKSEKQNMTPKYDARLSISEGINKTAISEKGEFDFVENISAETLAREGNMKIISDCVPRKRHVYDYDEDPRFKIRYPSSLSRRLYGPYCRLRSKNETVYQREINPPGLTSAADNDMSRVSNGLNMTGSPISSLLINNENSRTNIQQVSKFYTEEEGAPDKDLSLSPVTCDPSCTDFPIDNSSIHSDDHSSNPNDFNHTCYAVKTPFSSLAQRGGIKFNLKAIIGGERNQAHQNTPLSENNFVNVKLQHGGDEAKSDKQECNFKTSSHYGNGNYDVKFTELPMYLECKSLNNKCGQENRGEINNNNLGVDANTVAVKNDDHYTVQGVHIPSELSANETKRENVDMNNDSASTSHKINCVETNIPGINSISASVTTQNINSHPMSSGDVVTDDKAVNNETKKSPEDGETHISRASVVLQTPGFQHVLEDEKGKLRIWPYSDFDNSDKLPVTLHRVKKRINLPDIKGMSSRSSNMTVIQSAEHSAEMPENRVVQKYHSSSILPGDRTAGQMMKAHGESVQSVLLQDSNGNNVSEEELAAVLPKIANSISKMETSNAEEILPGITQSITKLKNGGNLVITTMTRKLDEEENSSSGRGSPEPEPDYPVLNVDDLENSKIYLVQDSKGELFYVEDVTSETQESAYFSSRNTSESVSDTGNSPTFDRISKINSVGDSGIKQSTAQEILTAMYGDSDVKELTENEEEWSERTYEYEIPRRRDSGTRKEYSKDSFNTSYMVEEPGDTLPKLKSATTKDRYESSYQMSGGAPWVYDGGMSQRYSQVTQGVCADDTNSVSAVSAQNVDNSTVKTIERYTIEGEAIDYPAPQPMFIPPMVVHSDIPQYSLVKVDVTPKHKDEGVMARIEAPKPEEPIERPIYKTVATITTPEKVPSPKPVEKKKYKIIASKATERQEEEQETHMRFDEIDYKFSAENVEYRMRPATTETQYFIKNTSNIQPHTQFRSEKRIELGKNSDQKYKSQIQVQEPKPEVYEQSSYSYDQMKSELEQSESNMRVVRGSYLIKNTLDNADVEFDDNINMFDGNFNMYKDNPLYKSDEDLYKRLERERIENARRQERMQRDLNQDISFETVDRFTKSKTVKREPEKPRQSLYELLMSRLSTIDSKHIRQTIDVKHDHEDIYGDPRFLQADGEYLRNIAGTNNFETVGEKVDLMLKEGKAFITVKVTAERITPIDLEFNVWRKNQAIVTRTIEVDLLATERRRQLYYKVMEEPATGSRGGYRAGPNETVLDSKETLELFTKILGAADGEGDTEDIEVKTRLGKTTNPFSSGMDLLY, translated from the coding sequence ATGGAACAATCCGAGAAAATACGGCTTGACATCATAGATAAAATACGTTGCAGACAGATGGATAACGATTTTTCCTCTTCGGATTCTGAACAGGAAACGGGATCTGGAAACTCATTTGGAACTCCTCGTTCTGGAGCAAGTGATATTGGAACACCTCGGTCATTAACCAGTGAAGAGTCGTCTGCTGTAACGTCCCCTCGTGCTAAtcttctttgggatcatggattcGATGTGGCAGAAGGTGAACGAATATCTCCAGAGGGAAGAGATGCAGAATGGAAACGGTTTAGAAACAAAACAGATGACGACAAAATAATCGCAGATAAACGTTTAAAAATACAGGAAATTGCTCATCAGTTACAAGAAATTAATGAAAGAGAAGCAAAGAAAGCAGGTGATAAACATAAAACTGGTCAAGGTCTTCCTGACTTGATACCGTTAGCGTCGGTGTCAAGTTCAGTAGGATCAAGTCAGGAGACTTTATATGCAATAGATGACCTTGACATTCCACCTCCATTGCCCGACAGTGATCCACCAAACATTAACTTTGCAGACTTTCCTCCACCATTACCTGCGACTAGTCCTCCACAGCTAatcttaaaagaaaatgttttaaacgaaatgggAGAATCGGTTGAACTCAGAGAATATGAAAGTCAAAAACATGAAGATAGTGCCATTGAAAGAGATGACGTAGACAGTGACGACACAAGTGAACTTTGTAATGAAAATCCATATGGGGTCGGTATGGCAAGTGATGAAAGTAGCTCTGGAGCTGGGGATCTTTCGGACCGGGAATCGGATGAAAGGGAAACTAATTTTGATGGATTTTATAATGTTCAAACTCATACAGTATTCAAAATGAGCGGTGATGGTAATCGTCCATTATTACCAATGGAAATGACAGATGATATGGAAGCtgaatttgatttcattttacaGTCTCTGGATGCGGGTAGTGAGTCACAGGAAACTTACATTGAACGGTTTGCTGGCCGCCGGGACAGATATGGGTTTATATTATCGCCTGTAGTAGAAGCTCCATCTCCAACACCGTCCAATATGTCTGGGTATTCGGGATACAGCGGAATTTCTTGTTCATCTCCAGACCCTTTCAGTGTGTTCAGAATGTCTCCAGGCCCGATCAGAGGATCTAAACAAGAAATCGATCTTAGCAGCCTTTGTGTTAAATCAAATGAATGGGACTTGGGGAATGAGCAAACTGTTCCAATATATCAAACAGTACAAGCCAAAAGAGCCCTTGTAGTACCGGAAGGATACGGATGGGAGAGTGGAGACGATTTATTAAGCCCTACAGGAAGTGTAGAATGGGATTGCTCTGATAATGGACTAAGTACTCCACCAGTTTCAACCACTTACGTGAACTTGACACAATTTGGTACCCATATTACAGGATGGAAACAACCAGACGTTGCAATTTATGAAGAACCTGAAAACTATGATTCAGATTCTACCATTGAAGATGAAAATACTTCAGATACAGACACAACAATAGATGAGGACTCACCGAGAGATAATTTTGGAGACGCTTCAAATGTTGTCGTTAAAGAATGTAGTTCGCCCGAGAAAAACTTATATAACCTTAATGACGATTATGTAGATAAGAATAATACAGATCCGGAAAATAATGACGAGTCAAACGAATTCATGCATAATACAGATGAATCAGTACAAACTTTAGAATTATCTGTGCTTGAGGAAGAgataaataaagtagaaaacgAGCTGAAATTGCTTAAAATGCACACCGGTAGAAACTATAATATGATTGAAAATGAAGAGCAAGAGCTAGGTGAAATTAAACCTGATGTCACAGACTTGATGAATGAAAACGATGTTAACGCTGATACGGTATCGTTGGAAAGTAGTCTTGACGACAGCTTCCGCGGCTTTAGTGCAGAGCTTGCAGATATAAACCAAAGTGAAGAAAATAAAGTTGCAAGTCAAAAGTCACTTACGGATGAAGGAATGGTTTCAGTTAACAGTAGCCTGAATAAGAGATGCAGAAATCCTATACCAGTTCCACAAAAGCACACGCAGTCTACCAGTGATGACGAATCCGATACTACCGAAAATTATGAAGACGCTGAAGATGAATACAGTGATTCTGATAGTGAAAATGATAAGGAAGACAACAAGGAAAgtgattttgaattatttaaagctAGGCCAGTCGAAAGCAACGAAAACAGTAAAATTGATGACTCGAGTACTGATGACAAGGATGGAGTTCTTGTAACAGAGCTATTAACACCGAGATCTGCAATATTGAAATCTGGTGGTATGTTTCCAGAGGATACAGAGTCGTCTTCACTTACGTCCGACGAAGATGCACAAGATGCAAATATGTCCAGTTATGGCTCTGGAATTAAAGTTTCCCAGTATACGTCCGGTGATTCTGACGACAATGGTGTTCGAATGCCCAAAACAGACAACATGACAGAAGAATACCAAAAGTCAACAACCCCACAGGATAATGTGGCAAATAAGGAAGAACAATTTAGTCAAATAACAATACAAAGTCCATTAGATTTGTCAATTCTGGATTCTAGAATTGAAGCGTCAAACAGAGTCGACTTGAGAAAATCTCCACGAATATTTGGGCGCTATTACGCAGAAATGGATGATGAATTACTTGAAGAAGTTCGATCAAAATGTGATTCGATTGAAACTCCAAGAAGTGAACCTGAGCTACCAGAAAGTTTGACTGAAAATGCGAGGAAAAGTTCGGCTTCATATGGTCAAGGAACGACAACCGATCTtgatgaatttgaaaattcttttcaACACGTTGAAATTTCTAATTCATCAGATGTGAAATGTGAAAAAGAACAGTCTGGCCAACAAACAGGCATATATGGTAAATTGAAACAAACATTGTCACATGATAAATCTATAAATGGAGAAGAAAACGTACAAAACTTTCGTAAGGAGGCAGAGAATGTAACAACAAATGCTATTTCCAATATGCCATCAAATTTTGTGGAAACACATGAAATTTATCGTAGCCACACGCCTGATCTTAAACCGGAGGAACATTTTGAAGATGgtttaaaaaagtcaaaactatCGTTGCAAACAAGTCATAGATCTGACacgttgaaaatcaaaatttctcATTTAACTCGAAGGGATTCTGTTGGGTCTAAAATAAAACATGGCTACGTACATGAACTATCTGAACTATTTGACAAAAGTGTTATGGAACACAAAAGCGATGTTGTCATTAACAAGGTAAAATGTAAACGTCGTGATAGAACAGAAAGACCCCAAACTCCAAAGGTCTTTACaccaaatgaaaatattgttatatatgaaaacaatgcCGCACCTCAGTCGACTGACGAAAACGACCAGCTCAAAGGAGAAAGCCTTGGTTTTGAAGTGACACCTTTACAGAGAGTTGAATCATTTGAACATCTACCAGAAGTTGAAAATGAGGACAGGATGTCTGAAGATGAACTCAGCGATATTGAAAACTTATATTTGTCAGTTAATGAAGATAGTTTTGAAGATTCCGATACAGGTAGTGACGCTGAATTGAAAATGTATGAGAATCAATTGAGGAAAAGAGAAGATAACATTGAAGTTTATAATAATGATTCTAAAGGTGAAGCAACAATTCTTGAAGATGACGAAAGCGATGAATGCAGTGGGACGACAGAGTTTGTGccaaaattagaaacttcagctGAAATATATACGCTGGAACACGGCGAACAGGGCAACTTAGCAAAGAGTGGAAAGAGTGATTTACGTATTGCCCATAAAGCGCTTGATAATGGCAGCAAAACTGTTAAAAAGGAAAATCCGGATGAACAAAAGGAAATCGAAGAAAACATTGACGGTGATACAGACTCAAACCAAAGTGAGGATGAAGAATTCCATGACAGATACTTCCTTCCGGGCCACGTCTACCACATTAGTGACCCAGGAAATAACAATAGTTATCCGAAAAGTGATACAAGAACTAATGAGGACACTGACATAAATTCTACCAAGAATGAATTTGTAAGACCTCCAGATGAAATAATAATTGAAGATGCTGTTATTGAAGTTTCTAGCGACAGAAGAATGTTGGATGAACATGAAAATGAAGCATCATCAGAAAGAAATTACGAGAAATGTCAGATCAGAAATAAAGGTGATCTTAGAGCAAATTCATCCGTGTCTAGAGCCATAATCGAGCATACAGACGATAGACATGAAGGAGATCGGGAAAATAAACGCGAAGATAGTGTTTCAGAAAAGTTAAAACATGAACACAGCAAAGTTTCCAGTTCTCAACATTCTCACATAGATATGTCCGGTATTCTATGGAACATACCGTGGAAATCTCTAAAAGGGAGAAAACCAGGAGAGGTAACAGACAAATCACAGAGAAGCAATGAAGCACCAAGAAATCCCTCTGGctatatgtatgatataatttcCAGAATAAACACAGAGCCAAAGTCGAAAACGCAAAGCCGTACACATTTAAGTAACAGACCAGTTATAGAACAAAACGAGAAAGAAATTTCTTCAGATAATTCAGAGTTAAAGGTGCAAATAATAGAGAAAAACGAGAAATCAGAAAAGCAAAATATGACACCGAAATATGATGCACGTTTAAGCATAAGCGAAGGGATTAATAAAACAGCCATCAGTGAAAAAGGCGAATTTGATTTTGTAGAAAACATTTCGGCTGAAACATTGGCAAGAGAAGGTAATATGAAAATTATCAGTGACTGTGTGCCAAGAAAAAGACATGTTTATGACTATGATGAAGATCCGCGGTTTAAAATACGATATCCGTCTTCACTAAGCAGACGACTTTACGGTCCTTACTGTCGTCTGCGTtcaaaaaatgaaactgtttatCAAAGGGAGATAAATCCTCCAGGCTTGACAAGCGCGGCTGATAACGATATGTCTCGCGTTTCAAATGGTTTAAATATGACAGGTAGCCCGATATCATCTTTActtataaacaatgaaaatagcCGTACAAATATTCAACAGGTGTCAAAATTTTACACTGAAGAAGAAGGAGCCCCTGACAAGGATTTAAGCCTCTCACCGGTGACCTGTGACCCTTCTTGTACTGATTTTCCGATTGATAATTCATCAATTCATTCAGACGACCACAGCTCTAATCCCAATGATTTTAACCATACCTGTTACGCCGTAAAGACcccgttttcaagtttagcccaGCGTGGTGGTATCAAATTCAACTTGAAGGCGATTATTGGTGGTGAAAGAAATCAAGCGCATCAAAATACACCACTGagtgaaaataattttgtcaatgTAAAATTGCAGCATGGAGGAGACGAAGCGAAAAGTGATAAACAAGAATGCAACTTTAAGACGAGTTCTCATTACGGTAATGGCAATTACGACGTGAAATTTACAGAATTACCTATGTATTTAGAGTGTAAAAGTTTAAACAATAAATGCGGACAGGAGAATAGGGGAGAAATTAATAACAACAATTTGGGAGTGGACGCTAATACAGTGGCTGTGAAAAATGATGACCATTATACAGTTCAGGGTGTACACATTCCGTCGGAGTTATCTGCAAATGAAACAAAACGAGAAAATGTGGACATGAATAATGACTCTGCGTCAACTAGCCATAAAATAAACTGTGTTGAAACGAATATACCTGGGATTAATAGTATCTCGGCTTCAGTGACGACACAAAACATTAATTCGCATCCAATGTCTTCAGGGGATGTGGTCACTGATGACAAGGCGGTAAATAATGAGACTAAAAAATCGCCAGAGGACGGAGAAACGCATATCAGCCGAGCATCAGTTGTGCTTCAGACCCCGGGTTTCCAACATGTATTGGAGGACGAGAAAGGAAAATTAAGAATTTGGCCGTATTCGGATTTTGATAATAGCGATAAGTTGCCCGTGACTTTACACAGGGTGAAGAAAAGGATTAATTTACCGGACATAAAGGGTATGTCAAGCCGGTCTAGCAATATGACTGTAATTCAGAGTGCCGAACATAGTGCCGAGATGCCAGAGAATAGAGTTGTGCAGAAATATCATTCGAGTTCGATCCTCCCCGGGGACCGAACGGCAGGCCAGATGATGAAGGCCCACGGGGAGTCAGTACAGTCGGTTCTTCTGCAAGACAGCAACGGAAATAATGTTTCTGAAGAAGAATTAGCAGCAGTGTTGCCGAAAATTGCCAACAGTATTAGTAAGATGGAGACTTCTAATGCTGAGGAAATTTTACCTGGAATTACACAAAGTATCACGAAACTGAAAAATGGTGGAAACTTAGTAATTACAACTATGACCAGAAAATTGGATGAGGAAGAAAATAGTTCCTCAGGTCGGGGCTCTCCGGAACCCGAACCCGACTACCCGGTGCTAAATGTTGACGATCTTGAAAACAGTAAGATTTATTTGGTCCAAGACTCAAAAGGAGAATTGTTCTATGTTGAGGATGTAACGAGTGAAACACAGGAAAGTGCCTATTTTAGTTCTCGGAACACATCCGAGAGCGTTAGTGACACGGGAAATAGCCCGACATTTGATAGAATATCTAAGATAAATTCCGTCGGCGACAGCGGGATTAAGCAGTCTACAGCACAAGAGATTTTAACGGCAATGTATGGAGATAGTGATGTAAAAGAATTGACGGAAAATGAAGAAGAATGGTCTGAGAGAACATATGAGTACGAAATACCGCGGAGAAGAGACTCGGGAACACGGAAGGAATATTCTAAAGATTCTTTCAATACATCATACATGGTCGAGGAACCCGGTGATACACTGCCGAAATTGAAATCTGCAACAACAAAGGACAGGTATGAATCTTCATATCAGATGTCAGGTGGTGCTCCATGGGTCTACGACGGGGGTATGTCCCAGCGATATTCTCAGGTGACGCAAGGGGTATGTGCAGACGACACTAACAGTGTGTCTGCAGTGTCTGCACAGAACGTTGATAACTCCACGGTGAAGACGATAGAGAGATACACAATTGAAGGTGAGGCCATAGATTATCCAGCACCTCAACCTATGTTCATTCCTCCAATGGTCGTACATTCGGACATACCGCAATACTCTCTCGTTAAAGTCGACGTTACACCAAAACACAAAGATGAAGGTGTAATGGCTAGAATAGAAGCTCCGAAACCGGAAGAACCCATAGAAAGGCCGATTTACAAGACTGTAGCAACCATCACGACCCCTGAAAAAGTGCCATCACCAAAACCAGTCGAAAAGAAGAAATATAAGATAATCGCCTCCAAAGCAACTGAACGTCAAGAGGAGGAGCAAGAAACACATATGAGATTTGATGAAATAGACTATAAATTCTCCGCAGAAAACGTCGAATACAGAATGAGGCCGGCGACGACGGAAACTCAGTACTTTATAAAGAACACCTCCAACATTCAGCCACACACTCAGTTCAGAAGTGAAAAACGTATCGAGTTAGGGAAGAATTCAGACCAGAAGTACAAATCCCAGATACAAGTCCAGGAACCAAAGCCAGAGGTGTATGAGCAAAGCAGTTACTCTTACGACCAAATGAAATCAGAGCTTGAGCAGTCGGAGTCGAACATGAGAGTCGTAAGAGGAAGTTACCTCATTAAGAACACGTTAGATAATGCTGACGTTGAATTTGATGACAATATTAACATGTTTGATGGGAATTTTAATATGTATAAAGATAATCCGCTCTACAAGAGTGACGAGGATCTGTACAAGCGGCTGGAACGGGAGAGGATCGAAAACGCCCGGCGGCAAGAGAGGATGCAGAGAGATTTGAACCAGGATATCTCATTCGAAACCGTCGACAGGTTCACGAAGTCAAAAACAG